In Kordia antarctica, the following proteins share a genomic window:
- a CDS encoding ABC transporter ATP-binding protein, which produces MKNSNSILSLQNLSKNFGYIKAVQNLSFTIEKGNVYGILGPNGSGKSTTLGMVLNVVNKSSGDFHWFNGDVAVHDALKKVGAIIEHPNFYPYMSAFDNLRLVCRIKNVSTDKINDKLELVGLLERKNSKFRTYSLGMKQRLAIASALLNDPEILILDEPTNGLDPQGIHQIREIIKRIASQGTTILLASHLLDEVEKVCSHVVILRKGEKIYSGRVDEMVSSQGFFELKTEHKDKLLSYLENDSTFGKIKQEDGLITAFLNAPLSSSEFNTKMFQEGIVLSHLVQRKESLEEQFLILTENQSN; this is translated from the coding sequence TTGAAAAATTCGAATTCTATTCTATCACTGCAAAACCTGAGTAAAAATTTCGGGTATATAAAAGCAGTACAAAACTTATCATTTACCATAGAAAAGGGAAATGTATACGGCATTTTGGGGCCTAACGGAAGTGGAAAATCTACCACATTAGGAATGGTTTTAAATGTTGTCAATAAATCTTCTGGAGATTTCCATTGGTTCAACGGCGATGTTGCTGTACACGATGCGTTAAAGAAAGTCGGTGCTATTATTGAACATCCAAATTTTTACCCGTACATGTCAGCTTTCGATAATTTAAGGTTAGTGTGTAGGATTAAAAATGTATCTACTGATAAAATTAACGACAAATTGGAACTCGTTGGTTTGTTAGAACGAAAAAATAGTAAATTCCGAACCTATTCTTTAGGAATGAAACAACGTTTAGCCATTGCTTCTGCCCTATTGAATGATCCTGAAATTTTAATTTTAGATGAACCAACTAACGGATTGGATCCGCAAGGAATTCATCAAATTAGAGAGATTATAAAACGAATTGCTTCACAAGGAACAACCATTTTATTAGCTTCTCACCTTTTGGATGAAGTTGAAAAAGTATGTTCGCACGTTGTAATTTTACGAAAAGGAGAAAAAATATATTCGGGTCGTGTAGATGAAATGGTTTCGAGTCAAGGATTTTTTGAACTCAAAACGGAGCATAAAGACAAATTACTTTCTTATTTAGAGAATGATTCCACTTTTGGTAAAATTAAACAAGAAGACGGACTTATTACTGCTTTCTTAAATGCACCATTGAGTTCATCCGAATTTAACACCAAAATGTTTCAAGAAGGCATTGTATTATCACACTTAGTGCAACGAAAAGAAAGCTTGGAAGAGCAATTCTTAATCCTTACTGAAAACCAATCTAACTAA
- a CDS encoding nucleoid-associated protein gives MINLYSAQIDSLSIHKVGNKSRNEEIFLSETPYQLTDELTPLLKEYFFKPFREKEENYFQFVNEVDLEFNQLYTIATAIFNDPSSVHENSKKITSLLFEQSKHPHIKNGEVFVGYFENVVIDNEKVDAIGIFKSEIKNDFLQFEEKGTNLEVLFQQGVSLNKLDKGCIIFNVKKEEGYKILSVDSNKYDTKYWLDHFLGVDAFADENFYTKKYLKFCQNFAKDVVFPAEDKKEEVMFMNRAVNHFAKNDTFEETEFLNDVIENPDLIPEFKHYKVEKGPKYSIEDISTFPIANKAVSSARKSIKNTINLDTHIQIKLDFINPESAEKFVEKGWDEEKQMYYYLVYFNKEEKS, from the coding sequence ATGATCAATTTATACAGTGCACAAATAGATTCCCTTTCTATTCATAAAGTAGGAAACAAAAGTAGAAATGAAGAAATATTCCTTTCGGAAACGCCATATCAGTTAACAGACGAATTGACGCCTTTATTGAAAGAGTATTTTTTTAAACCATTTAGAGAGAAAGAAGAAAATTATTTTCAATTTGTTAATGAAGTTGATTTAGAATTCAATCAATTATATACAATTGCAACGGCTATTTTTAACGATCCATCTTCAGTTCATGAAAATTCAAAAAAGATCACTTCTTTATTGTTTGAACAATCAAAACATCCACATATTAAAAATGGTGAAGTATTCGTTGGTTATTTTGAAAATGTAGTGATTGACAACGAGAAAGTTGACGCTATCGGAATTTTCAAATCAGAGATTAAAAACGATTTCCTTCAATTCGAAGAAAAAGGAACTAATTTAGAAGTGTTGTTTCAACAAGGAGTTTCATTGAATAAGTTGGACAAAGGTTGCATCATTTTTAATGTAAAAAAAGAAGAAGGTTACAAAATTCTTTCTGTTGACAGTAATAAATACGATACTAAATATTGGTTGGATCACTTTTTAGGAGTTGACGCATTTGCCGATGAAAACTTTTACACAAAGAAATATTTAAAGTTCTGTCAAAATTTTGCAAAAGATGTTGTTTTTCCTGCGGAAGATAAAAAAGAAGAGGTAATGTTTATGAACAGAGCCGTGAATCATTTTGCCAAAAACGATACGTTTGAAGAGACAGAATTTTTAAACGACGTGATTGAAAACCCAGATTTGATTCCAGAATTTAAGCATTACAAAGTAGAAAAAGGCCCGAAATATAGCATTGAAGATATTTCAACTTTCCCAATTGCTAACAAAGCAGTTTCTTCGGCAAGAAAGAGCATTAAGAACACGATTAATTTAGATACACATATTCAAATTAAGCTTGACTTTATCAATCCAGAATCTGCAGAGAAGTTTGTAGAAAAAGGTTGGGATGAAGAAAAGCAAATGTATTATTACTTGGTTTATTTTAATAAAGAAGAGAAATCTTAG
- a CDS encoding IS1096 element passenger TnpR family protein, with translation MIYRFRVILDAKEDVFRDIEIQEDATFEDFHNAIIQAFGFDGMEMASFYVSDDEWNQGEEISQFDMSEGHDSILLMNETKLDSIFSEAQLKMIYVYDFMNMWTLLVELAEIADPLTGQIYPNLLFSHGVLPDSAPDKQFEADQDEDPYGFDEHDDDLDVNDYDSLNFDENWN, from the coding sequence TATTAGATGCAAAAGAAGATGTCTTTAGAGATATTGAAATTCAAGAAGATGCCACTTTTGAAGATTTCCACAACGCTATTATTCAAGCGTTTGGATTTGACGGAATGGAAATGGCTTCTTTTTATGTGAGTGATGATGAATGGAATCAAGGAGAAGAAATTTCTCAGTTTGATATGAGTGAAGGACACGATTCTATTTTATTGATGAATGAAACCAAGCTAGATAGTATTTTTTCGGAAGCGCAACTCAAAATGATTTACGTATACGATTTCATGAATATGTGGACACTTTTGGTCGAACTTGCTGAAATTGCAGATCCGCTAACTGGACAGATTTATCCAAACTTATTATTTTCTCACGGAGTACTTCCTGATAGCGCGCCAGACAAGCAGTTTGAAGCTGACCAAGACGAAGATCCATACGGATTTGACGAACACGATGACGATTTGGATGTCAACGATTATGATAGTTTAAATTTTGACGAAAACTGGAACTAG